The Fusobacterium sp. DD2 DNA window TTTTCAAGGGTAGCAAAGGGAATAGCTAAGAAAAATGGAACTTTTGATAATATGGATTCCATAGAAGCAAGCCTTGTAGGAGCTGTAGATTGTGGAATAGCTTTTGGAACAATGATGAATCTTGCAGAATCACTTGGATATGGAATCGTGCCTATTGGAGCTGTAAGAGATGAACCTCAAAAAGTTATAGATCTTTTAAAACTTCCTAAATATGTGTACCCTATTTTAGGTATGTGTATAGGTGTCCCTGATGAGGATCCAGGGCTTAAACCAAGATTTCATTTCACCACACTTATCCATGAAGAGGAGTATAGAGAGATTACAGACCAGGAATTAGATGATTATGATGATTTAATGAAAGGATATATGGCAGATAAAATTGTTGGTGAAGAGGTAAAAGACTGGAGTGATATGATGAAGAGAGTATACTCTGGTATCTACTATCCACGTGTAAAAGAAACAATGAAAAAACAGGGATTTAAAAACGAAAAATAGTGGAGAATATCATCAAAAATAGCTAGATTATCTTTATTTTTAATAATAAACTTGATTAAATGTCAAAAAATTGGTAAACTATATAGAAGGGACAAGTAAAAAAAGAAGAGGAAGCATTTACTTGTCTCGTCTTATTTTTTGAAGAAAAGATAAGAAACAATTTAATAAAAAACTGAGGAGGTGTTGTTATGTATAATCTACGAGAGGCATTGGAGAAAAATAAGCTTTTAGAAATAAAAGTTACATTAAATGAATTCAATCCTGTGGATATTGCAAATTTACTGGAGGATTTAGATCATGAACAGACCATGAAAGCATTTAGACTTTTAAATAAGGATTTGGCTGTTGATGTATTTTCAAATCTATCCTCTGATAAGCAGAAACAACTTATTGAATCTACAAGTGATGAAGAAATTTCGAGAATAGTAAGTTCCATGTTTTTGGACGATACTGTAGACTTGATTGAAGAGATGCCAGCTGGAATTGTATCAAAGATACTTAGAAATACTTCTCCTGATCACAGGAAACTTATAAATCAGTTCCTGAAATATCCAGAAGATAGTGCTGGTAGTGTAATGACTGTAGAGTATGTTGCTCTAAGAACAGATATGACTGTACGTGAGGCTCTTGCAAAAATTAGAAAATATGGAATTAGAAACGAAAGTGTTAACGATTGTTTCGCTGTGGACAATGAGAGAAGACTAGAGGGTATAGTTCCAATAAATGAGCTTATAATCAATGAAGAAGATACTAAAATAGCAGATATAATGACAGATAATATTGAAAAAGTGGAAGTGGATTCTGACCAGGAATATGTAGCACACCTATTTAGAAAATATGACTTGTCAAACATGCCAGTAGTTGATAAAGAGGGAAGACTTGTAGGAATTATCACAATTGACGACATCGTTGACGTAATTGACCAGGAAAATACAGAAGACATGCAGAAAATGGCTGCTATGAAACCTTCTGATAAAGAATATTTAAAAGAATCAGTATTTGAACTTGCAAAACATAGAATACTATGGCTTTTAATACTTATGATTTCAGCTACGGCTACTGGAGGTATAATTAGAAGATATGAAACAACACTTCAATCTGTAGTTATACTTGCAGCATTTATACCTATGCTTATGGACACTGGTGGTAATGCCGGATCTCAATCTTCTACCCTTGTTATTCGTGGACTTGCATTGGGAGAGATAAAAACTTCTGATGTGTGGAAAATACTTTGGAAAGAATTTAGAGTCAGCTTAATAGTTGGATTTGTATTGGCTGGACTTAACTTCTTAAGAATACTTTGTTTTGACAGTGTAGAGATAAAGATAATTCTTGTAATATGTTCAAGTCTATTCTTTACTGTAGTAATAGCAAAGGTAGTAGGAGGAATACTTCCAATAATTGCTAAAAAATTGAGATTTGACCCTGCTATTATGGCGAGTCCTTTAATTACAACAATAGTGGATGCATGTGCACTTATGATATATTTCACAATTGCCACTACACTTTTGAATATTTAAAAAAATTAAGCCGACAGATTTTCTGCCGGCTTTTTTATGTGCTTAAAATTTATTATTTTTTATAGTTTCTTATACAAAGTGCCGCTGCACCATAAAATCCAGAGTGATCTCCCAGATCAGGTGGCACTATATAATTATCAATATCCTCAATTTGAGGAGTTTTTACATATCCATTTAAAAGCTTTTTAACCTCTCTTCTAATCTTAGGGAAAAGATTTCCATACTTCATGACAGTTCCACCAAGTATTATCTTTTCAGGAGCAAGTACAAGAATATAGTTAACAATGGCATGTCCTATATAGAAAGCTTCAAGATCCCAAGTCATATGATCATTTTCCAAAGAGATAAGACTTTTATGCCATCTTCTCTCAATAGAAGGGATAGATGCCATTCCTTCAAGACAGTTTCCACCATGGAAAGGGCATGTTCCAACAAATTTATCTCTTGGATGTCTGTTGATAAACATATGTCCCATCTCTGGGTGCATCATTCCATGGACAAGTTGATTTCCAACAATAGCTCCTCCACCTACACCATTTCCAATAGTTAGGTATACAGTGTTC harbors:
- a CDS encoding NADPH-dependent oxidoreductase gives rise to the protein MRNIYDTVMNHRSIRKYKEEDIPDKYLKMILDGAIHSPSSVNGQQCSVVVIRDPKKKAKLAEYCGDQEWIKQAPVFLVLVADFSRVAKGIAKKNGTFDNMDSIEASLVGAVDCGIAFGTMMNLAESLGYGIVPIGAVRDEPQKVIDLLKLPKYVYPILGMCIGVPDEDPGLKPRFHFTTLIHEEEYREITDQELDDYDDLMKGYMADKIVGEEVKDWSDMMKRVYSGIYYPRVKETMKKQGFKNEK
- the mgtE gene encoding magnesium transporter — encoded protein: MYNLREALEKNKLLEIKVTLNEFNPVDIANLLEDLDHEQTMKAFRLLNKDLAVDVFSNLSSDKQKQLIESTSDEEISRIVSSMFLDDTVDLIEEMPAGIVSKILRNTSPDHRKLINQFLKYPEDSAGSVMTVEYVALRTDMTVREALAKIRKYGIRNESVNDCFAVDNERRLEGIVPINELIINEEDTKIADIMTDNIEKVEVDSDQEYVAHLFRKYDLSNMPVVDKEGRLVGIITIDDIVDVIDQENTEDMQKMAAMKPSDKEYLKESVFELAKHRILWLLILMISATATGGIIRRYETTLQSVVILAAFIPMLMDTGGNAGSQSSTLVIRGLALGEIKTSDVWKILWKEFRVSLIVGFVLAGLNFLRILCFDSVEIKIILVICSSLFFTVVIAKVVGGILPIIAKKLRFDPAIMASPLITTIVDACALMIYFTIATTLLNI
- a CDS encoding ROK family protein, translated to MKFGAIDASGNRFLCGVTNDKGETIEKIVFLTETPEATMPQVIEFFKGKDIVALGIGCFGPIDLNPDSTTYGYITSTPKKAWQNFNIIGTLKKALNIPIYFDSHTNLAALGETIWGAAKNLKNTVYLTIGNGVGGGAIVGNQLVHGMMHPEMGHMFINRHPRDKFVGTCPFHGGNCLEGMASIPSIERRWHKSLISLENDHMTWDLEAFYIGHAIVNYILVLAPEKIILGGTVMKYGNLFPKIRREVKKLLNGYVKTPQIEDIDNYIVPPDLGDHSGFYGAAALCIRNYKK